The sequence below is a genomic window from Dyadobacter chenwenxiniae.
CTGCCGGTGCACCGCATGGTCCGAACGGATGTTTTTCAGCAGGTTTTCCAGCGGCGTGAGCATAAGCGTCAGCGGTGTACGGAACTCGTGGCTTACATTGGTAAAAAAACGGATCTTCATCATATCCAGCTCATGCAGTTGAAGTGCATAGTGGCGCTCCTGTTCCAGCTTGAAATTCATACGCTCCCGCTCGATCAGGATCCAGCGCGCGATCATCAATGCGCCCGCGACAACCAGGAAATACAGCAGGTAAGCCCAGGGCGTCCGCCAGAAAGGAGGCAGGATCACCACGCGGAGACTGCGCTCGGTGGACGCGCCGCCTTCTTTCATTTTCACCTTGAAAACATAGGTGCCCGGATCCAGGTTGGTATAGGTGACCTTGCGCGTGTTGTCGGCTTCAAACCATTGCTCGTTGAAACCTTCTAATGTGTATAAATAATGGTTCTTTTCGGGATGCAGGAAATTTAGCGCAGCAAATTCGATGGTGAACACATTCTGGCTGTATTTCAACACAATGCGGTCCGTCAGCGAAACGGACTTCGTTAGCACTGCTTTTCCATTAAAAGGCTCCCCGGGTTGTACGCTTTTATTGAAAATCTGAAAATCGGTGAGCATTACCTTCGAAGCGGTGCGCTCGTTTGTAATTTGTTGCGGATCAAAAATCGAGAATCCGTTGGCGCCACCAAAAACCATTTCGCCCGAACGAAGCCGCAATGCCGCATTCTCATTAAAACCCCTACCCTGCAGACCATCCACTTCATTGAAGGTGCGCACCTCAAATGCAGTTGGTAAGCCGCCGGCACGCTTGGAAATGTTGATATTAACCAATCCCTTGGGCGTGCCAAGCCAGAGATTTTGTGCTGCGTCAACTGCTACTGTCAATATGGAGTTCTCCGGCAGGCCGTGGCGCGTGTCGTAGACTACAAACGTGTTGCTTACGGCATCGTAGCGGTTAAGCCCTTCGGAAGTGCCGATCCAGATGTTGCCGAAATGATCCTGCGCCAGCGAGGTAACAGCATCGCTGCTCAGGCTGGTGCTATCGCCGGCTCTGTATGCATAATGTACAAAACGGCCCGTTTGCCGCATTAAAACATCGACTCCATTGGCAGTTCCGATCCACAGATTGCCGTGCTTGTCTTCCAGCATAGCCGAAATATAATCTGAGCGAACGGAGTTGGGGGCCAGTCGGCGATAATGCCGGAACGTCCTTTTACCGCGGTCAAATAAATCCAGGCCATCGGCCAGCGTCCCTACCCAAAGTCGTTTTTGTGAATCCTCAAAAATCTCCCAGACGCGGTCGTCGATCAGGCTTGTGGAATCTGCCGGATTGTGCAAGTAACGTGTGAAGGTTTTGCCGTCAAAACTGTTGAGCCCGCCAAAATACGTCCCTATCCACAGTACATTGCTTTTATCAAGGCACAAACTGACGATCACATTGTTACTCAAACTCCCGGGATCACCCGGAACATTCCTGTAATTACGGAAAGTGTTGTTTTTACGATCGAAATAAATCAAGCCTCCGCCATTCATACCCAGCCAGAGGTTGCCCTTCTGATCTTCCACAAACATATTCACGTCATCAAAAGGCAGGCTTCGCGGATCGCCGGGCGCATGCTGGATGAGTGAAAATTTGAAAATATTCTTATGGTAGCTGCAAAAACCCTTTTTAAATGTCCCGGCCCAGATCATGCCCGTCGGATCTTTATAAAGTGCTTGAATGCTGTTTTGGCTTATCGTTCTGGGGTCGCCGGGATTGAATAGCAATGTAGAAACCGTCCCTTGTTTTTTGTCCACGACATTGATGCCGCCGTGGTCTGTCCCCATCCAGATACGGCCGTCCGGACCTGTCACCATCGAACTCACCGTATTATTGCTGAGCCGGAAATCCGCGTTGGCAGTATTGGCAATGCGTAAAGTGTTGTTTTTAAAATCAAAATAAAACGCACCCAATGCAGCTTTCACTACGTAAACCCAGGGCTCGCCGTCATCATCGACAAAAACTTTGTGATTCGATAAATTGCCCAGATTCCGGTTCTGTAACATCTCGCTTTGCACGTCCACGGCTTGCGTGCCTGCATGTACGCGGGCAAGGAAACCGTCGTCACAGACCACCCAGAGATTCCCTTGCAGGTCTTCATCAAAGTCAGAAATCAGCCGTTTGGCAGGAGCCGACGAGTCTTCGGACGGACTGAATTTGATCTTAATCAGCTTTTTGGAGCGTGTAATAAATTTCACCAGGCCCAACCGGTTGTGATTAATCCAATAATCGCCCGAGCGGGTTTTGATAATGCGGCTAAAATTGGCGTCGGGAAGGCCCAGTCTTTTGGCTGCCAGATCCGCATTGTGTTCAATACGCTCTGCAACAGGATCATAAATATCAAAGCCGACTTGTGTATTGATCCAGATAAAACCCTGCGGATCTTCGAATATCGCGTTGATCCGGTGATTGGAAATGGTGCTGGAATCGCCCTGAATATGCTTGAAAACCTTAAAAGAATAGCCGTCGAACCTGTTCAGGCCATTGGCCGTGCCGATCCAGACAAAACCCCGACTGTCTTTCAGAAAGCAGTTGACCTCGTTATGCGATAGTCCGCGCTCCGTGTTATAGCGCGCAAACTGGTATTCATTGGATTGAGCCATACCCTTCTCTATCCATCCCAGCACACCCGCTATCGTCAAACAAAAACACCAAAAGCAACTTCGCATCACACAAAAAAACGAATCTTTTGCGTACTTCTTACATATACCGCGCTTCAAAAGAATTAGGTCGCGCTCAGCCTTACAACCACTGAGAATGTTTTCAGCCGATGCTACCATCTAGTTTCCGCGGCAAGAAAAAAATTAATTCTTTTTCATACCGTTTACTAAGTTTTTTTTCGGCGTAGAATATTCCTTTTTAGAATCTGCAAAAAACCAATCCTTCCTTGCAGCTTGCACAATTAGATCATTTTATAATGACTTCTTATTCAAGCACTCACAAAATTTGATATAAATTAAATCTATTTTACAATCAAAAAAATACTATTTTCAAAATTTCTTGTAGTAGGATCCATATGTATTGGATTTATTCTTTATAGGGTCGTAGTAATATTGGAATTCTACATAGAACCTTTAACTATAAATTATTTCCAAAATGTCATTTATATTTTACAATGAATTCTAGATATGATCCTACAAGTATTTTGCCGTGCAATCACAATAAGTTATTTATTCAACAGAATATTAATGTAAAATTAAGCGTTCGATCAAAAGTAAATTTGTCAAATAATTCTTTAACCTAATTTTAATTCCGAATACTTTGTTTTAACTTAGGCTTGGATTAAAAGCTCAACCCTCTTACTATTTGTAGAAACCTTTATGATCACACGCCCTCAGTTACTAAAACTGATCTGTCTTTATAGTGCCGGATTATTGCTTATAGGTAGTTTCGATGCATGCGTCTCACCTAAGAAAATTGTATATTTCCAAGGAGACTCCCTTAGGTACTCATCCGGAGAGGTGGGACAGGCATACACACCGACCATTCAAAAAGGTGACATGCTTTCTATTATAGTAGGAAGCCTGAGCCAGGAGGCTAACGAGATCTTCAATGCCGCCAATCAGCGGAGCTCTTCGAGCATGAGTTACGGCAGCAGTGGTGCGCCTTCGGTGCAGCCTTTTGGCTATCTGGTTCGTAACGATGGCTGTGTTGAATTACCCATGATCGGCAAGATCGCCGTAGAAGGGCTCGAAACAGAAGCCGCCGCCGACCTGGTCCGCAAGAAACTCAACCGCTATCTTAAGGAACCTTCCGTTATCATTCATAATCTCAACTTCAAAGTCTCTGTGCTTGGCGAGGTGAACCGCCCTGCCGTTTACAATATCCCTAATGAAAAAATTACATTGCCGGAGGTCCTAAGCCTTGCCGGGGACCTGACCATTTACGGAAGGCGCGAAAATATCATGATTATCCGGGAGGAAAACGGTAAACGGGAATATGTCCGCGTGGACCTTACGTCCAGGGATATTTTCAGTTCTCCTTTTTATTATATGCATAAAAACGACCTGGTTTATATCGAGCCTACCAAGGCCAAGATGAGTGCCAATAACAGGGGTTTCCAGGTTGTGCCTATCGTGTTAGGCATTGTAACCGCGCTTAGTGTTGTACTATTCCGTTTCATTTAAGAATGCTATTAAAGCAACCGCACTTTATAATCTTATGATATGAATTACAAAAAATCTACGCATCTAACGCAATCTCACGAGGGCCTTCACGAAAAATTTGACCTTAAGGCTTACTTACGCCGCTATCTCCACTATTGGTATTTATTTTTCCTGACCATTCCCCTGTGCCTGGGTGCAGCATACTTATACCTGATCGTCACACAACCAACATATGTATCCCAAACCACATTGCTGATCAAGGACAGCAAAACGCAGGTAGGTCCTGATGAAACCATCATGAAGGAAATGGCTCAGTTCAATGGCAACAAGGTCCTTGAAAATGAGATTGGTATCCTCAAATCGCAACTGCTCATGGGAATGGTCGTCAAGCAGCTTAACCTGGACATTTCCTTCCAGGCCAGGGACGGGCTGAAAACAATCGACTTATACGGACAAAGCCCGATTAAGATTGATGCGCAGATCGTTACAGACTATGCTTATGCGCATCCGCTGATTATCAACACGGACAGCGCTGGATTCTTCCGCGTCAATAACGGTTCGACATATTATCGCATAGGCACACAAATACGCACTTCATGGGGACTGTTTTCAGTAGTCAAAGGAACACCATCCGATTATCGGGAGGTGGAGGTGCAGTTCCATAATCCGCAGGCGCTCACCCGGGGAATGCTCGGCAGGCTTACAGTTGGCGTCCTTTATCCGCAAAGCACGTTGCTGGAACTGAGCTTTGAAGATACATCGGTTCAAAAGTCAAAAGACATCCTCAATAAGCTGCTGGACGTGTATGTCCAATCCTCTTTGAATGATAAAAACAGCGAAGCTTCCAACACGCTGAAATTCATAGAAAGCCGCCTCGGATTAATCACAGGCGAGCTTAGCGAGGTTGAAAAAGATGTGGAAGTTTACAAAAAATCAAAAGGATTAACGGACATAAGCGCTGAGTCCCAGCTATTTCTGGAAAACATTAAGGAGAACGACAGCAAGCTGAACGAGATCGAAACGCAAATCAAGGTGCTGGAAAGCGTTGACCATTATATTCAGAATGCAGGAGATGGCGCCCCTGCCCCGGCCACCTACATGATCGACGACCCCATCCTGGTGTCCTTGCTTACAAAATTTAATGAGCTAAGCCTGCAACGCGAGCGCTATGCGAGGATTACACAAGTGGAAAACCCTCTTTTCGAGACGGTTAACACCCAAATGGACCAGACCAGACAGGCGATCCAGGAAAACGTGCAGAATCTCAAACGCGGGATGGCCGCCACCAAAGAAAATCTGAGTGGGATCAACACCAAGTTTTCATCCGGACTGAGCAGCATTCCGAAAAAGGAAAGGGAGTATGTTGGGATCAAACGGCAACAGACCATTAAAGAAAACCTATATCTGTATCTGCTCCAGAAAAGGGAAGAAACTGCTTTGGCTTACGCTTCTACGGTGACAGACAGCCGGTTAGTTGATGCGCCGATCTCGTCCTATATGCCGGTCAAGCCAAAACGGTCGGTTATCTGGCTTGGCGCAGGACTCGCCGGTCTGGTAATCCCGCTGATCCTGATCAACCTGCTGTTCATGCTCAACAGCACAGTGCAAAACCGGGAAGAGGTCGAGCGGATCACGAACGCATCTATTCTTGCGGAAATCGGGATGATGAAAGGAAAAGGAAAAAATCCTTCTGAATCCATTATTAAAGTGACCAGCAGAAGCGCTGTTGCCGAGCAATTCCGGGCACTGCGCACCAACCTGCAATATATGGGCGACGGCAGTTGCCGCACCATTATGCTCACCTCTTCGATCAGCAGCGAGGGGAAAAGTTTTATCAGTATTAATCTTGCTGTAAGCCTTGCATCGTCGGATAAGCGGGTGATCCTCATAGGATTAGACCTGCGCAAACCCTCCCTGCACAACCGGCTGGACATTACGAATAAAAAGGGCGCATCCAATTATCTGGTTGGACTGAAAAACCTCGATGAGCTTATCCAGCCATCCGGCCTGCATCCACAGTTTGATGTATTGTCCTGCGGTCCCCTGCCTCCTAATCCATCAGAGTTGCTAAGCAATGGCCGGCTCCCGGAACTCATAGCAGAACTGCGCGAACGATATGATTACATTTTAATCGACTCTCCGCCTTATGGATTGGTGACGGACGCCGCACTGATCGCAGAACATGTGGACGCGACATTATATGTGGTCAGGTTCAACCACACGCTTCTTGACCACCTGAAACACATCAAGGAATTGCAACGCACCAAACGCTTTGCTAATCTCAGCTTGATCTACAATGGTGTTGACTACGCATTTGGTTACGGCTATGTGTATGGCTCGGGTGGAAATGCCTACGGCTATCATACGGAAGATGTCGAGGACAGTAAGTTCGGATTTAAAACGCTGAAAAAACTGGCGGGCATGTTTTAGCGAAATTATAAAGATCTTGATAAACGTATAATTATGTACGTTATCAATTTAAGTGGATTGTTTATTTCGATGTGCAGCACAGCTGGGGGGTTGTGCCAAGATTACTGGCGAGAGTACTTTGGAAACGTCCGCTTTGGCAAAGAGCGGTCGTCTGGATCCGTTTTGATTGCAGCTTTTAGAGGTAGATCAACAAGTAAAATGGGGATTTGTCTTGTCGTATAAACCATTAACCGCTTGAAAAAACTTTCAGAACAAATGCAGACGCACGCTGTCTATGACAAAGCAGTGAAATGGGGTAAGCTTGTAGCGATTACCGGAGGAACGCAGGCGGCTGTTCAGGCAATGGGCCTGATAACAGGCATACTGATAATCCGGTTGTTGCCTATGAAAGAATATGCTTACTATACCATTGCCAACACGGTTTTAGGAACGATGATGGTGCTTTCCGACAGCGGGATCAACAATGCAATCATGTCGCAGGGCGGACCGGTATGGAAGGACAAGCAGCAATTGGGTACGGTTTTGTCGACGGGACTTTACCTAAGGCGCAGATTTGCTGTGCTAAGCTTGTGTGTTTCGCTTCCGATACTGTTGTTTTTTCTGATCCATCAGGGAGCAGGATGGCCCACGAGCTTATTGATTGCGGCGGCACTGGTCCCGGCATTTACTGCGGGGTTATCTGATTCGATCCTGGAAATCCCATCCAGGCTGCACCAGGACATCAAGTCGTTACAGGTGAACCAGTTACTGGTTGGGATCGGGCGCTTTTTACTGAGCATTCTTTCATTGTCCATTTTCCCCTGGACATTCATTTCGTTGCTGGCCAATGGGATACCCAGGATTTGGGGCAATGTAAAGCTGAAACAGAATGCAGGTCGGTTCGCTGATTTCAGCAAACCGGTGGATGCAGTTGTGAATGCGGAGATGCTTAAAATGGTTAAACGGATCTTTCCGTTGACAGTCTACTATGCTTATTCCGGCCAGATAGTGATCTGGTTGGTTTCGCTTTCCGGTACCGCATTTGCGGTGGCACAGATCGGGGCCTTGGGCAGGATATCGATGATTTTGAATTTTTTCAACGTCATGTTCGCGATCATGATCATTCCCAGATTTGCGCGGTTAAATGCGGACCGGAATAAGCTGTTGAGAAGCTTTTTAATGATTATGGGCGGGCTTTTAACGTTCTCGGTGCTGATCGTGCTCATTTCCTGGTTGTTCTCGCCGGTGATCCTGTCAGTTCTGGGCAGAGAGTATGCCGACCTGGAAACGGCATTGGTGCTGAATATGGCGGGAAGTTCGCTGGCAATGATCAGCGGGGCTGTTTATGGGATCTATTCCAGCAGAGGATGGACCATACAACCTTTCTTTTCCATTGGAATAAACCTAGTAACTGTGGCTGCTGGTATTATGCTCCTGGATGTGTCCAACCTGAAAGGTGTTTTGATATTCAACATAGTTGTTGCATTCGCCCAATTTCTGGTCAACACCGCTTTTTGTGGCTTTAAAATTCTGAAAACGAAGCATTTGGCATCAGCATGATGATAACCATAAGCCTGGCAACTATTTTACTGTTAACTGTATTTGTGCTGTTTATTGGCTATAATGTGGTCTTGCGCATGTTTCCGGCAGTTCGTTACAAGTCCTACGACCCTATCGAGCGCTGTGAAGAATATATGTATCAGGGTAGTTATAACAAGGTTTTCGCAGGTTCAGGACTGATTGGCGAGCTGGACCATTACATGCCCGAAGGAGCATTTAGTTTATGTTTTCCTTACTCCGGGAGCTGTACGGGGCTGGAAATCATTGCCTTGTCGGGTAAGGTGCCGGAAGTGGTTTTTGTTGAGACAAACTATATTTCCAAAGGCTCGGACAAAGAACTTATCACCACGGTTTTTGAAAAACAATGGAGAAAGCTGAGGCACGTTGCTCCTTGTTTTCTAAAAAAGAACCGGCCCGATTCGCTGATTAAATCGGCAGTAAAGCATTTATCTATCAGCAAAAGACCTGAAACAGCAAACCCGGATTTCGGCCGGCTGAACACCGAAGAACTCGACCGGTTTTACCGGATCTACAATGAATCCATTGACACACACCACTTTGAGAATATCCTGGAAGAACTGGAAAAACATGTGAATTACATCAGCGCACAAGGCTGTCAGATCGTATTTTTCGAAATGCCTGTGCACAAGGACTTGTATCACAGTAAGTTGCTGGAATATCAAAGAAACACATTAAAAGCAGTATTTAACAACCAAAATTACCATTGGATCGAATCGGGCCAGCTGCATGATTACCAGACCATTGACGGTATTCACCTGACGAAGGAGAGCATGTATCGCTACGCCCATTTTCTGATCCAAAACAAAAGGACCCTACTCACGTAACCCGTTAAAAATGAACATAGCTGTATGCACCCTCTTTGAAGGTCACTACCATTATGGCGTAGCCGCGCTGGTCAATTCGTTGTCGAAGAACGGGTTTTCCGGGCACATCTATGCCGGCTATAAAGGGAGCATTCCCGAGTGGGCAAACGGCAAGAAAGGAAAAGTCCTGCAGTGGGAAAATTCCAGCACAATTAACCCGGTGGAAGGGATCACCGTGCATTTCCTGCCCGTCAAAACCGAATTCCACCTTACCAA
It includes:
- a CDS encoding hybrid sensor histidine kinase/response regulator transcription factor, coding for MAQSNEYQFARYNTERGLSHNEVNCFLKDSRGFVWIGTANGLNRFDGYSFKVFKHIQGDSSTISNHRINAIFEDPQGFIWINTQVGFDIYDPVAERIEHNADLAAKRLGLPDANFSRIIKTRSGDYWINHNRLGLVKFITRSKKLIKIKFSPSEDSSAPAKRLISDFDEDLQGNLWVVCDDGFLARVHAGTQAVDVQSEMLQNRNLGNLSNHKVFVDDDGEPWVYVVKAALGAFYFDFKNNTLRIANTANADFRLSNNTVSSMVTGPDGRIWMGTDHGGINVVDKKQGTVSTLLFNPGDPRTISQNSIQALYKDPTGMIWAGTFKKGFCSYHKNIFKFSLIQHAPGDPRSLPFDDVNMFVEDQKGNLWLGMNGGGLIYFDRKNNTFRNYRNVPGDPGSLSNNVIVSLCLDKSNVLWIGTYFGGLNSFDGKTFTRYLHNPADSTSLIDDRVWEIFEDSQKRLWVGTLADGLDLFDRGKRTFRHYRRLAPNSVRSDYISAMLEDKHGNLWIGTANGVDVLMRQTGRFVHYAYRAGDSTSLSSDAVTSLAQDHFGNIWIGTSEGLNRYDAVSNTFVVYDTRHGLPENSILTVAVDAAQNLWLGTPKGLVNINISKRAGGLPTAFEVRTFNEVDGLQGRGFNENAALRLRSGEMVFGGANGFSIFDPQQITNERTASKVMLTDFQIFNKSVQPGEPFNGKAVLTKSVSLTDRIVLKYSQNVFTIEFAALNFLHPEKNHYLYTLEGFNEQWFEADNTRKVTYTNLDPGTYVFKVKMKEGGASTERSLRVVILPPFWRTPWAYLLYFLVVAGALMIARWILIERERMNFKLEQERHYALQLHELDMMKIRFFTNVSHEFRTPLTLMLTPLENLLKNIRSDHAVHRQLSLVHRNAQRLFNLVTQMLDFKKLEVEETQFRPERGDIVRFLRQIAQTFSDLSEHKHIRYRFESELTSRYADFDQDKLSKIMYNLLSNAFKFTQENGQVTVRLRIVDHGSSEALEISVADSGIGIPPIAQAKVFERFYQHPMPDHIMNQGSGIGLAIAWEFVKMHGGTIDLESAVGKGSTFTVTLPLQESPARTYSLPPAEAEPALDNAGEIDLPTEKPVKNKPLVLLVEDNDEFRVYLKEVFLKEYEILEAPNGKIGLEITLEQIPDLIVSDVMMPEMDGIELCRIIKTDRRISHIPVVLLTARAEEEQQLQGYQTGADAYVTKPFRLDILQVRIANLIRQRELLQQQFQQHVQIRPSEMAVSSLDEQFVNSAVKVVEANLANAEFTVEELSDAMSMSRMYLYKKILSLTGKTPIEFIRIIRIRRGASLLEKSQLSISEIAYQIGFNNPKYFAKLFKEEYNMLPTAYRKERLSQE
- a CDS encoding polysaccharide biosynthesis/export family protein gives rise to the protein MITRPQLLKLICLYSAGLLLIGSFDACVSPKKIVYFQGDSLRYSSGEVGQAYTPTIQKGDMLSIIVGSLSQEANEIFNAANQRSSSSMSYGSSGAPSVQPFGYLVRNDGCVELPMIGKIAVEGLETEAAADLVRKKLNRYLKEPSVIIHNLNFKVSVLGEVNRPAVYNIPNEKITLPEVLSLAGDLTIYGRRENIMIIREENGKREYVRVDLTSRDIFSSPFYYMHKNDLVYIEPTKAKMSANNRGFQVVPIVLGIVTALSVVLFRFI
- a CDS encoding GumC family protein is translated as MNYKKSTHLTQSHEGLHEKFDLKAYLRRYLHYWYLFFLTIPLCLGAAYLYLIVTQPTYVSQTTLLIKDSKTQVGPDETIMKEMAQFNGNKVLENEIGILKSQLLMGMVVKQLNLDISFQARDGLKTIDLYGQSPIKIDAQIVTDYAYAHPLIINTDSAGFFRVNNGSTYYRIGTQIRTSWGLFSVVKGTPSDYREVEVQFHNPQALTRGMLGRLTVGVLYPQSTLLELSFEDTSVQKSKDILNKLLDVYVQSSLNDKNSEASNTLKFIESRLGLITGELSEVEKDVEVYKKSKGLTDISAESQLFLENIKENDSKLNEIETQIKVLESVDHYIQNAGDGAPAPATYMIDDPILVSLLTKFNELSLQRERYARITQVENPLFETVNTQMDQTRQAIQENVQNLKRGMAATKENLSGINTKFSSGLSSIPKKEREYVGIKRQQTIKENLYLYLLQKREETALAYASTVTDSRLVDAPISSYMPVKPKRSVIWLGAGLAGLVIPLILINLLFMLNSTVQNREEVERITNASILAEIGMMKGKGKNPSESIIKVTSRSAVAEQFRALRTNLQYMGDGSCRTIMLTSSISSEGKSFISINLAVSLASSDKRVILIGLDLRKPSLHNRLDITNKKGASNYLVGLKNLDELIQPSGLHPQFDVLSCGPLPPNPSELLSNGRLPELIAELRERYDYILIDSPPYGLVTDAALIAEHVDATLYVVRFNHTLLDHLKHIKELQRTKRFANLSLIYNGVDYAFGYGYVYGSGGNAYGYHTEDVEDSKFGFKTLKKLAGMF
- a CDS encoding lipopolysaccharide biosynthesis protein → MKKLSEQMQTHAVYDKAVKWGKLVAITGGTQAAVQAMGLITGILIIRLLPMKEYAYYTIANTVLGTMMVLSDSGINNAIMSQGGPVWKDKQQLGTVLSTGLYLRRRFAVLSLCVSLPILLFFLIHQGAGWPTSLLIAAALVPAFTAGLSDSILEIPSRLHQDIKSLQVNQLLVGIGRFLLSILSLSIFPWTFISLLANGIPRIWGNVKLKQNAGRFADFSKPVDAVVNAEMLKMVKRIFPLTVYYAYSGQIVIWLVSLSGTAFAVAQIGALGRISMILNFFNVMFAIMIIPRFARLNADRNKLLRSFLMIMGGLLTFSVLIVLISWLFSPVILSVLGREYADLETALVLNMAGSSLAMISGAVYGIYSSRGWTIQPFFSIGINLVTVAAGIMLLDVSNLKGVLIFNIVVAFAQFLVNTAFCGFKILKTKHLASA